The window CTTTGAAACTGACGCTCCGGACGGAGTCCAGATCGGCTACTCCAACGCCCTTTTCATTGCCCAACAGGCTTCGGACGTCCTTGGGCTTGGCACGACGAACTTGAGCGTCATGGGGGGCCGGAGGACCGACGGATTTGCCGGGTCGTTCATGCTCCGCCTGTGGGCGGGTGGCACTGTCGCGGACGGCGTGGTGACCGACGGCACCCTTCTTGGTGAGACCCTCTACGACCATACCGCCCACGACCCGACGTCGTTCAGCCTGGTCAAGATTGAATATGAGGCCTTGGCCGGCGACGCCAGCCTGGGCAAACTCCTCACCGTGCAGTTCGAAAGGACCGCCGGCTCGCAGATGGACTTTGACGACGTGCGACTCAGTGCCGAAAGCGTCCCCGAGCCCGCGACTCTGCTGGCTTTGGGTGCCGGCGTCCTCTCGTTGGCTCGTCGTCGCCGCCCCTGAGCCGGGGCCAAACACCCTGCCGACAGACAGGCCAGGCGGTTCCGCCTGGCCTGTCTTGCCGATGCGGGCACAATATGAGTCGATGCCTGGCCCGTGTCCGCTTGCCCTGGCCTATGCGCGGGTCCCCTCACGGCGGTTCGTGACTCGGGCCGAGCTCATGGCCAGGATGGACCTTGTCCGGGCTTCGCTGGAACGTGCGCTAGCCGCCGTCCCCCTGGCGGAGTCGGCCCGCGTCGCCGGGCTGTCCCCCTGTCACTTCCAGCGGCTCTTCTCGGCGACCTATGGGTCGTCGCCGCGACAGTACCAAGACCGGCACCGGTTTGCCTGGGCCAGGGCTCAACTCAGTACGGGACGGCCGGTGAACGAGGTCGCCTCGCAAATGGGTTACAGCGAGACCTCCGCGTTCACCCGGGCGTTCAAGGCGGCGACCGGTGTGTCGCCCCGACGGTGGACAAGACATTCACA of the Fimbriimonadaceae bacterium genome contains:
- a CDS encoding PEP-CTERM sorting domain-containing protein, with translation MKLQLVALACVVAPLASASLTNASFEEPPQSLGAYSSDGIDGWTKSSSGSAGVWHLPAGSFFETDAPDGVQIGYSNALFIAQQASDVLGLGTTNLSVMGGRRTDGFAGSFMLRLWAGGTVADGVVTDGTLLGETLYDHTAHDPTSFSLVKIEYEALAGDASLGKLLTVQFERTAGSQMDFDDVRLSAESVPEPATLLALGAGVLSLARRRRP
- a CDS encoding helix-turn-helix transcriptional regulator; amino-acid sequence: MPGPCPLALAYARVPSRRFVTRAELMARMDLVRASLERALAAVPLAESARVAGLSPCHFQRLFSATYGSSPRQYQDRHRFAWARAQLSTGRPVNEVASQMGYSETSAFTRAFKAATGVSPRRWTRHSQEMST